The following coding sequences are from one Niveibacterium umoris window:
- the nirJ gene encoding heme d1 biosynthesis radical SAM protein NirJ, translating to MFRISQYMQLIAALERGEAPPRARSGTPAGPVVIWNLIRRCNLTCRHCYSISADTDFPNELSTEEVFRTMDDLHAAGVRVLILSGGEPLLRPDIWPIADRAKAMGFYVGLSTNGTLIDAALAERVAAQGFDYVGISLDGIGATHDHFRRKEGAFDASLAAIRLLHARGVKVGARYTMTEGNAQDFEPLLDLCEREGIDKFYFSHLNYAGRGNKNRKTDAQHATTRRAMVTLFAQALTDALSGGTREYVTGNNDADGVFLLQWVHRHFPQHHAIVAERLVRWGGNSSGVNVANIDNLGVVHPDTMWWHYPLGNVKDRAFGEIWADTSDPLMAGLKQRPRPVSGRCGACAYLAICNGNTRTRAQQLTGDFWAEDPGCYLSDEEIGVESVPAARSVIPVVEAR from the coding sequence ATGTTTCGCATCAGCCAGTACATGCAATTGATCGCCGCGCTCGAACGCGGCGAGGCGCCACCTCGCGCGCGCAGCGGCACACCGGCCGGCCCGGTGGTGATCTGGAACCTGATCCGCCGCTGCAATCTCACCTGTCGCCACTGCTACTCGATCTCGGCCGACACCGACTTCCCCAACGAGCTGAGCACAGAAGAAGTGTTCCGCACGATGGACGATCTTCACGCCGCCGGCGTGCGGGTGCTGATCCTCTCCGGCGGGGAGCCGCTGCTGCGGCCGGACATCTGGCCGATTGCCGACCGCGCGAAGGCGATGGGCTTCTACGTCGGGCTGTCGACCAACGGCACGCTGATCGACGCAGCGCTCGCCGAGCGTGTCGCCGCGCAGGGCTTCGACTATGTCGGCATCAGCCTCGACGGCATCGGCGCGACGCACGACCACTTCCGCCGTAAGGAAGGCGCGTTCGACGCCTCGCTCGCCGCAATCCGCCTGCTTCACGCGCGGGGCGTGAAGGTCGGCGCCCGCTACACGATGACCGAAGGCAACGCGCAGGACTTCGAACCGCTGCTGGACCTGTGCGAGCGCGAGGGCATCGACAAGTTCTACTTCTCGCACCTGAACTACGCCGGCCGCGGCAACAAGAACCGCAAGACGGATGCGCAGCACGCGACGACGCGGCGCGCGATGGTGACCTTGTTCGCGCAGGCCTTGACCGATGCCCTGTCCGGCGGCACCCGCGAATACGTCACCGGCAACAACGACGCCGACGGCGTGTTCCTGTTGCAATGGGTGCATCGCCACTTCCCGCAACACCATGCCATCGTCGCGGAGCGGCTGGTGCGCTGGGGCGGCAATTCGTCGGGCGTGAATGTCGCCAACATCGACAACCTCGGTGTCGTGCACCCGGACACGATGTGGTGGCACTACCCGCTCGGCAACGTGAAGGATCGCGCCTTTGGCGAGATTTGGGCCGACACGTCCGATCCGCTGATGGCCGGCCTCAAGCAGCGCCCGCGCCCGGTCTCCGGCCGCTGCGGCGCCTGCGCCTACCTGGCGATCTGCAACGGCAACACCCGCACCCGCGCGCAGCAGCTGACCGGCGACTTCTGGGCCGAAGACCCGGGCTGCTACCTGAGCGACGAAGAGATTGGCGTGGAGTCTGTTCCGGCGGCGCGCTCCGTGATCCCGGTCGTCGAGGCCCGCTGA
- a CDS encoding nitrous oxide reductase accessory protein NosL, with translation MKPLFRILTLGLFLALAACSKAPIDDKPASIARGDACSLDGMTLADFPGPKGQIVWADGQHDFFCDTREIVATLLKPEQQRAMKGAYVQDMAKTDWDKPQDAWIDAKAAFYVQGSKRHGSMGPTLASFAERSAADAFAQQYGGKVVTYAEIKPDAVSMDGGMDHDQKM, from the coding sequence GTGAAACCCCTTTTCCGCATCCTGACCCTCGGCCTGTTTCTTGCCCTGGCCGCCTGCAGCAAGGCACCGATCGACGACAAACCGGCGTCCATCGCGCGCGGCGACGCCTGCTCGCTGGACGGCATGACGCTGGCCGACTTCCCCGGCCCCAAGGGCCAGATCGTGTGGGCCGACGGCCAGCACGACTTCTTCTGCGATACGCGCGAGATCGTCGCGACCCTGCTCAAGCCCGAACAGCAGCGCGCGATGAAGGGTGCCTATGTACAGGACATGGCGAAGACCGACTGGGACAAGCCGCAGGACGCGTGGATCGACGCGAAGGCCGCCTTCTACGTGCAGGGCTCCAAGCGCCACGGCAGCATGGGCCCGACGCTCGCGAGCTTTGCCGAGCGCTCCGCCGCCGACGCCTTCGCGCAGCAATATGGCGGCAAGGTGGTGACCTACGCCGAGATCAAGCCGGACGCCGTGAGCATGGACGGCGGCATGGATCACGACCAGAAGATGTGA
- a CDS encoding ABC transporter permease: MSIVLRQITAIAGKEFRDRVRNRWVWVIATVFAGFALAIAYFGAASEGQVGFRSIDVTIASLVSLVTYLIPLIALVLGFDVIVGERERGTMELLLALPVTRGEVLVGKFVGLAATLTVATVLGFGLAGAAFLTAGGDALFHYAGFVASAILLGLVFLAIAVLLSVLASDRARASGYAVGAWFLFVIVFDLVLLGGLIALGGSGAGDALPWLLLANPTDVFRILNVFSLDQVGSMYGLATVFPPALANPAVLGGVMAGWIAAPLALAYWRFK; encoded by the coding sequence ATGAGCATCGTGCTGCGACAGATCACCGCAATCGCCGGCAAGGAGTTCCGCGACCGCGTGCGTAACCGCTGGGTGTGGGTCATCGCCACGGTGTTCGCCGGCTTCGCGCTCGCAATCGCCTACTTCGGCGCCGCCAGCGAAGGCCAGGTCGGCTTTCGCAGCATCGACGTGACGATCGCGAGCCTCGTCTCGCTGGTCACCTACCTGATCCCGCTGATCGCGCTGGTGCTGGGCTTCGACGTGATCGTCGGCGAACGCGAGCGCGGCACGATGGAGCTGCTGCTCGCGCTGCCGGTAACGCGCGGCGAGGTGCTGGTCGGCAAGTTCGTCGGCCTTGCCGCCACGCTGACGGTGGCCACGGTGCTCGGCTTCGGGCTTGCCGGCGCGGCCTTCCTCACCGCGGGTGGCGACGCGTTGTTCCACTACGCCGGCTTTGTTGCGTCGGCGATCCTGCTCGGGCTGGTGTTCCTCGCGATCGCGGTACTGCTGTCGGTACTGGCAAGCGACCGCGCGCGCGCCTCGGGCTACGCGGTCGGCGCCTGGTTCCTGTTCGTCATCGTGTTCGATCTGGTGTTGCTCGGCGGCCTCATCGCGCTGGGCGGCAGCGGCGCAGGTGACGCCCTGCCCTGGCTGCTGCTCGCCAACCCGACCGACGTGTTCCGCATCCTCAACGTGTTCAGCCTCGACCAGGTCGGCTCAATGTACGGTCTTGCCACCGTCTTCCCGCCCGCGCTCGCCAACCCTGCGGTGCTCGGCGGCGTGATGGCCGGTTGGATCGCCGCACCGCTGGCCCTTGCCTACTGGAGATTCAAGTGA
- a CDS encoding ABC transporter ATP-binding protein — MNAPAIELTGVTKRFGEVEAVRGVSLAVAPGRTFGLIGHNGAGKSTLFRMMLGLIAPDAGTLRLLGEPSDGARFREVRQQIGYLPEHVALYDNLSGLETLRFYAKLRGAARAECDAALERVGLAHAATRKVRGYSKGMRQRLGFAQALLGKPKLLFLDEPTNGLDPQAIHDFYRVIAELKAEGATVVLTSHILAEIEQRVDEVAILREGRIVAQGSVAELRERADLPVRLVVRVTAEARERLIASLGANEEDAAHVALSVNRGDKLARIAQLAAEPGVSDLRLVEPSLEAVFLEHSQEAV; from the coding sequence TTGAACGCGCCCGCCATTGAACTTACCGGCGTCACCAAGCGCTTCGGCGAAGTGGAAGCCGTGCGCGGCGTGTCGCTTGCCGTCGCACCCGGTCGCACCTTCGGCCTGATCGGCCACAACGGCGCCGGCAAGAGCACGCTGTTCCGCATGATGCTCGGGTTGATCGCGCCGGACGCCGGAACGCTGCGCCTGCTCGGCGAGCCCAGCGACGGCGCGCGCTTCCGCGAAGTGCGCCAGCAGATCGGCTACCTGCCCGAACACGTCGCGCTGTACGACAACCTGAGCGGACTCGAAACCCTGCGCTTCTACGCCAAGCTGCGTGGCGCAGCGCGCGCCGAATGCGATGCGGCATTGGAACGCGTGGGCCTCGCCCATGCGGCGACGCGCAAGGTGCGCGGCTACTCAAAGGGGATGCGGCAACGGCTCGGCTTTGCGCAGGCGCTGCTGGGCAAGCCGAAACTGCTGTTTCTCGACGAGCCCACGAACGGGCTGGACCCGCAGGCGATCCACGATTTCTACCGCGTCATCGCCGAGCTCAAGGCCGAAGGCGCAACCGTGGTGCTGACCTCGCACATCCTCGCCGAGATCGAGCAGCGGGTGGATGAGGTGGCGATCCTGCGCGAGGGCCGCATCGTCGCGCAGGGCAGCGTCGCCGAACTGCGCGAACGGGCCGACCTGCCTGTACGGCTGGTGGTAAGGGTGACGGCCGAAGCGCGCGAGCGACTGATCGCAAGCCTTGGCGCGAACGAGGAAGACGCGGCCCATGTAGCGCTGAGCGTGAATCGCGGCGACAAGCTTGCACGCATCGCACAGCTGGCGGCGGAGCCCGGTGTCAGCGACCTGCGGTTGGTCGAGCCTTCGCTCGAAGCCGTGTTCCTCGAACACTCGCAGGAGGCCGTATGA
- a CDS encoding nitrous oxide reductase family maturation protein NosD, with protein MCSALRVAFLSITLLLTGTAAAAELHVAAGESIAAAIVRAQPGDTIRVARGLYREHLRIEKPLTLIGENMPTISGDMSGDVIRIASPDVRVEGFVVRDSGDDLEKQQAGIYIQPGAHRAVVRNNQLAYNLFGLWIEKANDVVVEKNRIAGKRDYLSPNRGNGIQLYNTQGAKILDNHISYSRDGIYVDVSHHALFRGNEIHDSRYGTHYMNSYFNTWEKNFVHHNRGGLALMEVHDQVVRNNIAWANTDHGIMLRTIQRAEVSGNIIAGNGRGFFIYDAQDNTLTGNLVVRNEVGVHLSAGSWHNLVDGNDFIGNHEGVRYVGAKDEVWGPKAGNHWSGYLGWDRNGDGRGDVPFEAADLVDRLMWRYPAARVLLNSPAVETLRLAARQFPVLRAPTVVEPSPAMRPRHPDWRYWLERARH; from the coding sequence ATGTGCTCCGCCCTTCGCGTCGCCTTCCTGTCGATCACGCTGCTGCTTACCGGCACGGCCGCTGCCGCCGAACTGCATGTGGCGGCCGGCGAGTCGATTGCGGCAGCGATCGTGCGCGCCCAGCCGGGCGACACGATCCGCGTGGCGCGGGGCCTGTATCGCGAGCACCTGCGGATCGAAAAGCCGCTCACGCTGATTGGCGAGAACATGCCAACGATCAGCGGAGACATGTCGGGGGATGTGATCCGCATCGCCTCGCCCGACGTGCGCGTCGAGGGCTTCGTCGTACGCGATTCGGGCGACGACCTCGAGAAGCAGCAGGCGGGCATCTACATCCAGCCCGGTGCACACCGCGCGGTGGTGCGCAACAACCAGCTCGCCTACAACCTGTTCGGGCTGTGGATCGAGAAGGCCAACGACGTGGTGGTGGAAAAGAACCGCATCGCGGGCAAGCGCGACTACCTCTCGCCCAACCGCGGCAACGGCATTCAGCTCTACAACACGCAGGGCGCGAAGATCCTCGACAACCACATCAGCTACTCGCGCGACGGCATCTATGTCGACGTGTCGCACCACGCGCTGTTCCGCGGCAACGAGATCCACGACAGCCGCTACGGCACGCACTACATGAACTCCTACTTCAACACCTGGGAGAAGAACTTCGTGCACCACAACCGCGGCGGCCTCGCGCTGATGGAGGTGCATGACCAGGTGGTGCGCAACAACATCGCGTGGGCCAACACCGACCACGGCATCATGCTGCGCACGATCCAGCGCGCGGAAGTCAGCGGCAACATCATCGCCGGCAACGGCCGCGGCTTCTTTATCTACGACGCGCAGGACAACACGCTGACCGGCAACCTCGTGGTGCGCAACGAAGTGGGTGTGCACCTGTCGGCCGGCTCCTGGCACAACCTGGTCGACGGCAACGACTTCATCGGCAACCACGAAGGCGTGCGCTACGTTGGCGCGAAAGACGAAGTGTGGGGGCCGAAAGCCGGCAACCACTGGAGTGGCTACCTCGGCTGGGATCGCAACGGCGATGGCCGCGGCGACGTGCCCTTCGAAGCCGCCGACCTGGTGGATCGCCTGATGTGGCGCTACCCCGCGGCCCGCGTACTGCTCAACAGCCCGGCGGTCGAAACCCTGCGCCTTGCCGCCCGGCAGTTCCCGGTGCTGCGCGCCCCCACCGTGGTAGAACCCTCGCCCGCGATGCGCCCCCGCCACCCTGACTGGAGATACTGGCTTGAACGCGCCCGCCATTGA
- a CDS encoding 4Fe-4S binding protein, whose amino-acid sequence MPRFTAILRAAFALFAALLCLQPINASAVAYEAKLPPELSTSPDLCTYTDCKAVLPGAERFSVRNSQPRFVTGFKGDKAIGYVFLSTDLVDIPAYSGKPVVTLIGMDTTGRFTGIRVLKHSEPILLLGIPETKLDAFVGQYLGKSVAQHFEVGSGDKQTVGLDAISGATVTVVAENQVITRAAQQVARKVGILKSEVRPTARYKDVGDIADWDALVKAGAVSRLTLQPADVGEPDTGQPYLDLWVGVLNHPTLGRAVLGATEWRALMTRLKPHETALMVISDGAGSFKGSGFVRGGIFDRVQVKQDADTYTFRDLDYLNLYSLQAKGHPAFRESGIFILRDTSFSAAYPFSFVYLANKQDKATGQRQFINFDAKLWLPDAWLEGGHPAVSEPEAPWKKIWHDKAVSIGLFIVFLAVVAFTYSRRDWLTARATIRDKRWVAWPKYVFWTVSIVWIGGVLMAQPSITHVMTWFHSLISRWEWELFLTDPFIFIFWWFIFITLFVWGRGLFCGWLCPFGSLSELAYKMAGTLGLKRFQRHLPKPLHDKLKWVKYGVFLALMAMSLWSMTMAEQFAEVEPFKTTFLVGPWNRSWPFQLFFTVVLGVSLFVERPFCKYVCPLGAGLAIPTTFRLSGLRRKKECGPCKACAMQCGSLAIAADGKIDQRECLLCLDCMVYYHDDHACPPLVQERKRREKAGLKLTPIGRDGYFIPIKEVRGEAP is encoded by the coding sequence ATGCCCCGTTTCACCGCGATCCTTCGCGCCGCGTTTGCCCTGTTCGCCGCGCTGCTATGCCTGCAACCCATCAACGCCAGCGCTGTGGCTTACGAGGCCAAGCTGCCGCCCGAGCTTTCCACCTCGCCAGACCTGTGCACCTACACCGACTGCAAGGCCGTGCTGCCGGGTGCCGAGCGCTTCTCGGTGCGCAACAGCCAGCCGCGTTTCGTGACTGGGTTCAAGGGCGACAAGGCGATCGGCTACGTCTTTCTCTCGACCGATCTGGTCGACATTCCGGCCTACTCTGGCAAGCCGGTGGTCACACTGATCGGCATGGACACCACCGGCCGCTTCACCGGCATCCGCGTGCTGAAGCATTCGGAACCGATTCTTCTGCTGGGGATTCCGGAAACGAAGCTGGACGCCTTCGTCGGGCAGTACCTCGGCAAATCGGTTGCGCAGCATTTCGAGGTCGGTAGTGGTGACAAGCAGACCGTCGGGCTCGATGCAATTTCCGGTGCGACAGTGACCGTCGTTGCCGAGAATCAGGTCATCACCCGCGCGGCGCAGCAGGTGGCACGCAAGGTCGGCATCCTGAAGAGCGAAGTGCGCCCGACCGCGCGTTACAAGGACGTCGGTGACATCGCCGACTGGGACGCGCTGGTGAAGGCCGGCGCCGTATCGCGCCTGACACTGCAGCCGGCCGACGTGGGCGAACCGGATACCGGCCAGCCCTACCTCGACCTGTGGGTCGGCGTGCTGAACCACCCGACGTTGGGCCGTGCGGTGCTGGGTGCGACCGAATGGCGTGCGTTGATGACGCGGCTCAAGCCGCATGAGACCGCGCTGATGGTGATCAGCGATGGCGCTGGCTCCTTCAAGGGCTCCGGCTTCGTGCGCGGCGGCATCTTCGATCGCGTGCAGGTGAAGCAGGACGCCGACACCTACACCTTCCGCGATCTCGACTACCTGAACCTCTATTCCCTGCAGGCGAAGGGTCACCCGGCTTTCCGCGAGTCCGGCATTTTCATCCTGCGCGACACGAGCTTCTCGGCCGCGTATCCGTTCAGTTTCGTGTACCTCGCCAACAAGCAAGACAAGGCGACCGGTCAGCGCCAGTTCATCAACTTCGATGCCAAGCTGTGGCTGCCGGATGCCTGGCTCGAAGGTGGCCACCCGGCAGTGAGCGAGCCCGAGGCGCCGTGGAAGAAGATCTGGCACGACAAGGCGGTCAGCATCGGCCTCTTCATCGTCTTCCTCGCCGTCGTCGCCTTCACCTACTCGCGCCGTGACTGGCTGACTGCGCGCGCGACGATCCGCGACAAGCGCTGGGTGGCCTGGCCCAAGTATGTGTTCTGGACGGTCAGCATCGTGTGGATCGGTGGCGTGCTGATGGCGCAGCCCTCGATCACGCATGTGATGACCTGGTTCCACTCCCTGATCTCGCGCTGGGAGTGGGAGCTGTTCCTGACCGACCCCTTCATCTTCATCTTCTGGTGGTTCATCTTCATCACGCTGTTCGTGTGGGGCCGCGGGCTCTTCTGCGGCTGGCTGTGCCCCTTCGGTTCGCTGTCGGAGCTGGCCTACAAGATGGCCGGCACGCTAGGCCTGAAGCGCTTCCAGCGCCATCTTCCGAAGCCGCTGCACGACAAGCTGAAGTGGGTGAAGTACGGCGTGTTCTTAGCGCTGATGGCGATGTCGCTGTGGTCGATGACTATGGCCGAGCAGTTCGCCGAGGTCGAGCCTTTCAAGACCACCTTCCTGGTCGGTCCGTGGAACCGCAGCTGGCCGTTCCAGCTGTTCTTCACTGTTGTGCTGGGCGTGTCGCTGTTCGTCGAGCGGCCGTTCTGCAAATACGTCTGCCCGCTCGGCGCGGGGCTCGCGATTCCGACCACCTTCCGCCTCTCCGGCCTGCGCCGCAAAAAGGAATGTGGCCCCTGCAAGGCCTGTGCGATGCAGTGCGGCTCGCTGGCGATTGCGGCGGACGGCAAGATCGACCAGCGCGAGTGCCTGCTGTGCCTCGACTGCATGGTCTACTACCACGACGACCACGCCTGCCCGCCGCTGGTACAGGAGCGCAAGCGGCGCGAGAAGGCCGGCCTCAAGCTCACCCCGATCGGGCGCGACGGCTACTTCATTCCGATCAAGGAAGTGCGGGGCGAGGCTCCGTAG